One Glycine max cultivar Williams 82 chromosome 6, Glycine_max_v4.0, whole genome shotgun sequence DNA segment encodes these proteins:
- the LOC100789212 gene encoding putative esterase YitV, whose protein sequence is MMKVAPTSPLPTRHVRILFHRTCLEHSIITTNSPKSLNYKRGTHFTRRSRTIAQAHTHSKIQTKMAENKAIEEAQSKFRSEFLQVLRSRRPAQVPLTVEFAKPVVNPLHQNSPPSIEEIKIMESCPRTDIENLEDLLEEENLYLNIEEGEQGRLPLLILKLKESDKQRKRPAVVFLHSTNKYKEVLRPLLKAYASRGYIAISVDSRYHGERATSATTYRDALISAWKTGETMPFIFDTVWDLIRLADYLTQREDIDPSRIGITGISLGGMHAWFAAVADTRYAVVAPLIGIQGFQWAIGNDKWQARVDSIKPLFEAARDDLGKGAIDKEVVEKVWDRIAPGLASQFDSPYSVPTIAPRPLLIVNGAEDPRCPVAGLEIPRAQASQAYGQFDCLDNFKIITEPGVGHQLTRLQVKESSYWFDRFLNP, encoded by the exons ATGATGAAAGTTGCACCTACGAGTCCGCTTCCCACGAGGCACGTGCGGATTCTGTTTCACCGCACGTGCCTTGAGCATTCAATAATTACCACCAACTCGCCAAAGTCACTTAATTATAAACGCGGAACGCATTTCACCAGGAGAAGCAGAACCATCGCTCAAGCTCACACTCACAGTAAAATCCAAACCAAAATGGCGGAAAATAAAGCCATTGAAGAAGCTCAGAGCAAGTTCCGTTCAGAGTTCCTTCAAGTTCTGCGTAGTAGGCGACCCGCTCAAG TTCCATTAACAGTCGAATTCGCGAAGCCAGTGGTGAATCCTTTGCATCAGAACTCTCCTCCATCGATCGAAGAG ATCAAGATAATGGAGTCGTGTCCGAGAACTGATATAGAGAACCTTGAAGACTTGCTCGAGGAGGAGAATCTCTATTTGAATATAGAG GAAGGAGAGCAAGGACGGTTGCCTTTGTTGATTTTGAAGTTGAAGGAAAGCGATAAGCAGAGAAAAAGGCCTGCAGTTGTTTTTCTTCACAGTACGAACAAATACAAAGAAGTCCTACGTCCATTGCTTAAG GCGTATGCTTCGCGAGGATATATAGCAATTTCTGTTGATTCTCGTTACCATGGAGAACGTGCTACCAGCGCAACCACCTATCGCGAT GCACTTATTTCTGCATGGAAAACTGGTGAGACGATGCCATTCATATTTGACACG GTCTGGGACTTGATTAGATTGGCAGATTATCTAACACAGAGAGAGGATATAGACCCTTCTAGGATAGGAATCACTGGAATATCACTTGGAG GAATGCATGCATGGTTTGCTGCAGTTGCTGATACTCGCTATGCTGTGGTTGCTCCTCTGATTGGCATTCAG GGATTTCAATGGGCCATAGGCAACGATAAATGGCAGGCTCGAGTTGATAGTATAAAGCCTCTTTTTGAGG CGGCTCGTGATGATTTGGGTAAAGGTGCTATTGACAAAGAAGTGGTGGAGAAG GTGTGGGACCGAATTGCTCCTGGTTTAGCTTCCCAATTTGACTCACCTTATTCAGTTCCAACTATCGCACCACGTCCTTTGCTTATTGTTAATG GTGCGGAAGATCCTCGGTGTCCCGTTGCAGGCTTGGAAATTCCAAGGGCACAAGCAAGCCAGGCATATGGACAGTTTGACTGTTTAGATAATTTCAAG ATTATTACAGAACCTGGAGTTGGACACCAATTAACGAGACTTCAAGTGAAAGAATCATCTTATTGGTTTGACAGGTTCTTGAACCCTTAG